A genomic stretch from uncultured Cohaesibacter sp. includes:
- a CDS encoding response regulator transcription factor encodes MATIALVDDDRNILTSVSIALESEGYKVDTYTDGASGLEGLLHALPDLAILDIKMPRMDGMELLRRLRQKTDLPVIFLTSKDDEIDELFGLKMGADDFIHKPFSQRLLVERVKAVLRRAQARETAVKTGGPVAKSDLLERGLLSMDRERHTCNWDGKPVTLTVTEFLILYSLAQRPGVVKSRNALMDAAYEDQVYVDDRTIDSHIKRLRKKFKAVDDSFDMIETLYGVGYRFREE; translated from the coding sequence ATGGCAACAATTGCCCTTGTCGATGATGATCGCAATATTCTGACCTCGGTTTCAATCGCATTGGAATCAGAAGGCTATAAAGTAGATACCTACACGGACGGTGCATCCGGACTGGAGGGTCTGCTCCACGCCCTGCCTGATCTTGCTATCCTCGATATCAAGATGCCGCGCATGGATGGCATGGAGCTGTTGCGCCGCTTGCGCCAGAAGACGGATCTGCCGGTTATCTTTCTGACATCCAAGGATGATGAGATTGACGAATTGTTCGGCCTGAAAATGGGCGCGGATGATTTCATTCACAAACCATTCTCCCAGCGCCTGTTGGTTGAGCGCGTTAAGGCCGTGTTGCGGCGGGCGCAGGCACGCGAGACGGCGGTCAAAACAGGCGGACCTGTTGCCAAGAGCGATCTGCTCGAGCGTGGGCTCCTTTCCATGGATCGTGAGCGCCATACCTGCAACTGGGATGGAAAGCCGGTGACCCTGACGGTAACCGAGTTCCTTATTCTCTATTCGTTGGCCCAGCGCCCCGGCGTTGTCAAAAGCCGCAATGCGCTGATGGATGCAGCCTATGAAGATCAGGTCTATGTGGATGATCGCACCATCGATAGCCACATCAAGCGTCTGCGCAAGAAATTCAAGGCAGTGGACGATAGCTTCGATATGATTGAGACCCTTTATGGCGTCGGCTATCGTTTCAGGGAAGAATAG
- a CDS encoding phosphoenolpyruvate carboxykinase → MKQFGTWNESNGVDKLGLRNLGSVHYNYRFPKLVEEALARKEGRLIEGGAFAVDTGKHTGRSPKDKHTVRDATTENTIWWDNNKAMTPEAFDLLYEDMMAYAEGKEVFVQDLYGGADIDHRLPTRVVTELCWQSHFIRNMLIRPEHTELADFVQELTVIDFPGFLCDPEKYGVRSETCIALNLTKKIILIAGSSYAGEIKKSVFTTLNYLLPEKNIMPMHCSANVGDDDDTAIFFGLSGTGKTTLSADPSRTLIGDDEHGWGENGVFNFEGGCYAKTINLSAEAEPEIYATTHTFGAIVENMVIDPITDKPDFADGSKTENTRVSYPTYFIPNASATGRAPQPKNIIMLTADAFGVLPPIAKLTPEQAMYHFLSGYTAKVAGTEKGVTEPEATFSTCFGAPFMPRHPSEYGNLLREMMEKHQVKCWLVNTGWTGGVYGVGSRMPIKATRALLTAALNGSLASAEFRTDEVFGVEVPVAVPGVDTTLLTPRDTWADKAAFDAMAAKLAGMFVKNFEYYLPHVDDAVKAAGPKA, encoded by the coding sequence GTGAAACAATTCGGCACGTGGAACGAATCCAACGGCGTTGACAAACTCGGTCTTCGCAATCTCGGTAGCGTACATTACAACTATCGTTTTCCTAAGCTGGTAGAAGAAGCGCTGGCTCGCAAGGAAGGTCGTCTGATCGAAGGCGGTGCTTTTGCAGTGGATACCGGCAAACATACCGGCCGTTCCCCAAAGGATAAACATACCGTTCGCGACGCTACCACCGAAAACACCATCTGGTGGGACAACAACAAAGCCATGACGCCTGAAGCTTTCGATCTTCTTTATGAAGACATGATGGCTTATGCAGAAGGCAAAGAAGTCTTTGTGCAGGACCTGTACGGCGGCGCTGACATTGACCACCGTCTGCCAACCCGCGTAGTTACCGAGCTCTGCTGGCAGTCTCACTTCATCCGCAACATGCTGATCCGTCCGGAACATACTGAACTGGCAGATTTCGTTCAGGAACTGACTGTGATCGACTTCCCAGGCTTCCTCTGCGACCCTGAAAAATATGGCGTTCGCTCTGAAACCTGCATCGCTCTTAACCTGACCAAGAAAATCATTCTGATTGCTGGGTCTTCCTACGCTGGTGAAATCAAGAAATCTGTCTTCACCACCCTTAACTACCTGCTGCCTGAAAAAAATATCATGCCAATGCACTGCTCTGCAAACGTTGGCGATGATGACGACACGGCTATCTTCTTCGGCCTGTCCGGCACCGGTAAAACCACCCTGTCTGCTGATCCAAGCCGTACCCTTATCGGCGACGACGAACACGGCTGGGGCGAAAACGGCGTCTTCAACTTCGAAGGCGGCTGCTACGCTAAGACCATCAATCTTTCCGCTGAAGCTGAGCCGGAAATCTATGCGACCACGCACACCTTCGGTGCAATCGTCGAAAACATGGTTATCGATCCAATCACCGATAAACCAGACTTCGCTGATGGGTCCAAGACCGAAAACACCCGTGTTTCCTATCCGACCTACTTCATCCCGAACGCATCGGCTACCGGTCGCGCTCCTCAGCCGAAAAACATCATCATGCTGACGGCTGACGCATTCGGTGTTCTGCCTCCGATCGCCAAGCTGACCCCGGAACAGGCAATGTATCACTTCCTGTCTGGCTACACCGCTAAAGTGGCTGGTACGGAAAAAGGCGTTACCGAGCCAGAAGCAACCTTCTCTACCTGCTTCGGCGCTCCTTTCATGCCTCGCCATCCTTCCGAATATGGCAACCTGCTGCGCGAAATGATGGAAAAACATCAGGTTAAATGCTGGCTGGTTAACACCGGTTGGACCGGTGGTGTTTATGGCGTCGGTTCCCGTATGCCAATTAAAGCAACCCGTGCTTTGCTGACCGCAGCACTCAACGGTTCTCTGGCATCTGCAGAATTCCGCACCGACGAAGTCTTCGGTGTTGAAGTTCCTGTAGCCGTTCCTGGCGTTGACACCACCCTGCTGACGCCACGCGACACCTGGGCAGACAAAGCTGCATTCGACGCAATGGCAGCTAAACTGGCTGGTATGTTCGTCAAAAACTTCGAATACTATCTGCCACACGTCGACGACGCTGTGAAAGCTGCTGGCCCAAAAGCCTAA
- the map gene encoding type I methionyl aminopeptidase — protein MIVKTEEQLQGLKACGKAVARAIREMGAALEPGMTSQELDDLGRRILEEEGAESAPESVYDFPGATCISIEPVIAHGWADSQRVKPGDMVNIDVSASKDGYFTDAGATFIVPPIVPEKQVLVEAAKRARDNAIAQARAGQPMQVIPKAFDKEAKAGGYTIIQNLLGCHGVGTTLHDRPEILAVPDRRDRRKLQEGMVIAVEPFLSTGASYASDGAREWELFTPGCLTAQFEHTIVIGKKGPIIVTL, from the coding sequence ATGATTGTAAAAACCGAAGAACAGCTTCAGGGCCTGAAAGCCTGCGGCAAAGCCGTGGCGCGTGCCATTCGTGAAATGGGTGCTGCGCTTGAGCCGGGCATGACCTCGCAGGAATTGGACGATCTTGGGCGCCGTATTCTGGAAGAAGAAGGGGCTGAATCGGCACCTGAGTCCGTATATGATTTCCCCGGAGCGACATGCATTTCCATCGAACCGGTGATTGCCCACGGTTGGGCTGATAGTCAGAGGGTGAAGCCGGGCGATATGGTCAATATCGACGTGTCCGCCAGCAAGGATGGCTACTTCACCGATGCCGGGGCAACATTCATCGTGCCGCCGATTGTTCCGGAAAAGCAGGTTCTGGTGGAAGCCGCAAAGCGCGCCCGTGACAATGCGATTGCTCAGGCCCGGGCAGGACAGCCTATGCAGGTCATCCCGAAGGCTTTCGATAAGGAGGCCAAGGCCGGTGGCTATACCATCATCCAGAACCTGTTGGGATGTCACGGTGTTGGAACAACCTTGCATGACAGGCCGGAAATTCTCGCCGTACCGGACCGCCGGGATCGTCGCAAGTTGCAGGAAGGCATGGTGATTGCCGTTGAGCCATTTCTCTCGACAGGTGCCTCCTATGCCAGCGATGGAGCCCGGGAATGGGAGCTCTTCACTCCCGGATGCCTCACCGCTCAATTCGAGCATACGATTGTGATCGGCAAAAAGGGCCCGATCATCGTAACACTCTGA
- a CDS encoding sensor histidine kinase, whose translation MQIEKRTTKDGQKGRRKSLSLRRLRVFLGRLSNTVAFSSLTRRIVFLNVAALAVLVLGILYLNQFREGLIDARVSSMLTQGKIIAGAVAASAASDTDAITINPERLLELQAGESFSPADDTFSYFEFPIDPEKAAPILRAAISPTDTRARIYDLAGNMVVDSNQLHSDGVLRFNLPEPEMEESDSWGDRWDRFVSWLRQADLPLYKEMANTDGRKYPEVTKALDGSEASIVRVNTKGRLIVSVAVPIQRSRIISGALLLSTRDGDIDKIVEAERWGILRVFLIAALVTGSMSILLAGTIAGPVRKLSEAAERVRRGVKEREEIPDFSERKDEIGQLSQSLRDMTNTLYKRMDAIEAFAADVAHELKNPLTSLRSAVETLPLAKKPEARERLVSIILHDVRRLDRLISDISDASRLDAELARQESDEINLRALLETIVSIQDEIGSKSNIRVILEEDKNAADKAKAFCVRGNDSRLGQIFVNLVDNARSFTPEGGEVRVCLTHDGPWVEITVDDDGPGIQAEDVSRVFERFYTDRPQGEDFGQNSGLGLSISKQIVEAYSGEITASNRYDSASDETEPTILGARFTVRFPAIAHSATKKPEPKADPTV comes from the coding sequence ATGCAAATAGAAAAACGCACAACAAAGGATGGCCAGAAGGGGCGACGCAAGTCTTTGTCTCTGAGGCGTCTGCGCGTATTTCTTGGCCGTCTTTCCAATACGGTTGCCTTTTCGTCTCTGACACGCCGCATTGTCTTTCTCAACGTGGCCGCGCTGGCGGTCTTGGTGCTGGGGATTCTCTATCTCAATCAGTTCCGTGAAGGGCTGATTGATGCCCGCGTCTCCTCGATGCTGACACAGGGCAAGATCATTGCTGGAGCCGTGGCCGCGTCGGCTGCCTCCGATACCGATGCCATCACCATCAATCCCGAGCGGCTTCTGGAGTTGCAGGCCGGGGAGAGCTTTTCTCCTGCTGACGATACCTTCAGTTATTTCGAATTTCCCATCGATCCTGAAAAAGCCGCGCCTATTTTGCGGGCGGCGATTTCGCCAACGGATACCCGCGCTCGAATCTATGATCTTGCGGGCAATATGGTCGTCGATTCAAACCAGCTCCATTCTGATGGCGTGCTCCGCTTCAATCTGCCAGAGCCGGAGATGGAGGAGTCCGACAGTTGGGGAGATCGCTGGGATCGCTTCGTCAGCTGGCTTCGTCAGGCAGATCTGCCCCTTTACAAGGAAATGGCCAACACCGACGGGCGCAAATATCCTGAAGTTACCAAGGCGCTGGATGGGTCAGAAGCCTCTATTGTTCGCGTAAACACCAAGGGGCGGTTGATCGTGTCCGTGGCAGTGCCGATTCAGCGCTCCCGGATCATTTCCGGCGCTCTTCTTTTGTCCACGCGCGATGGTGACATTGACAAGATCGTGGAAGCTGAGCGCTGGGGTATCCTGCGCGTCTTCCTGATTGCGGCGCTGGTGACAGGATCCATGTCTATTCTGCTGGCCGGCACCATTGCCGGCCCCGTGCGCAAATTGTCTGAAGCGGCCGAGCGGGTGCGACGCGGGGTCAAGGAGCGTGAGGAAATACCCGATTTCTCAGAACGCAAAGACGAAATTGGCCAGCTCAGCCAGTCCCTGCGCGACATGACCAACACGCTTTACAAGCGCATGGATGCCATTGAGGCCTTTGCAGCTGATGTGGCGCACGAGCTGAAAAACCCGCTCACATCCCTGCGCTCGGCAGTGGAAACGCTGCCTCTGGCCAAGAAACCCGAAGCACGCGAAAGGCTGGTCAGCATCATTTTACATGATGTCCGCCGACTGGATCGCCTGATCTCGGATATTTCCGATGCGTCCAGACTGGATGCCGAGTTGGCGCGTCAGGAATCCGACGAAATCAATCTGCGTGCGCTGTTGGAAACCATTGTGTCCATTCAGGATGAAATCGGCTCCAAATCCAATATTCGCGTCATTCTGGAAGAAGACAAGAACGCAGCTGACAAGGCTAAGGCCTTCTGTGTTCGCGGCAATGACAGCCGTCTTGGTCAGATATTCGTCAATCTGGTGGATAATGCCCGCTCCTTCACGCCGGAGGGAGGCGAGGTGCGCGTTTGTCTCACCCATGATGGTCCATGGGTTGAAATCACCGTGGATGACGACGGGCCGGGTATTCAGGCTGAAGATGTGTCGCGCGTTTTTGAGCGCTTTTATACGGATCGTCCGCAAGGGGAAGATTTCGGTCAAAATTCCGGGCTTGGTCTTTCGATCTCAAAACAGATTGTCGAAGCCTATAGTGGGGAAATCACCGCATCCAACCGGTATGATTCCGCATCTGACGAGACAGAACCGACAATATTGGGTGCCCGTTTCACCGTGCGGTTCCCCGCCATCGCCCATAGTGCGACGAAAAAACCCGAGCCAAAGGCAGATCCTACTGTCTAG
- a CDS encoding N-acetyltransferase, producing the protein MYIREETSADADGIHILTQKAFAPMPYSSGSEGPIIDQLRRDGDLVLSLVMDDDGPIVGHVAFSKIQIDGKWDKWYCLGPISVAPDKQSQGIGKALVGEGMRRLRALGANGCILIGNPAYYVRLGFQCNGQLRYGALDPSLIQYMAFQGPAPKGTLTHADAFEQALKQISA; encoded by the coding sequence ATGTATATTCGCGAGGAAACGTCCGCTGATGCGGATGGCATTCATATTTTGACACAAAAAGCTTTTGCGCCCATGCCTTACAGCTCTGGCAGCGAAGGCCCGATTATCGATCAATTGCGCCGGGATGGCGATCTTGTTTTGTCATTGGTGATGGATGACGATGGCCCGATTGTCGGCCATGTGGCTTTTTCGAAAATCCAGATCGATGGCAAATGGGATAAATGGTATTGCCTTGGCCCCATCTCAGTCGCCCCAGACAAACAGAGCCAAGGCATCGGCAAGGCACTGGTTGGCGAGGGCATGAGACGCCTGCGCGCTCTTGGCGCCAATGGGTGCATCCTGATCGGCAACCCAGCCTACTATGTCCGGCTCGGGTTCCAATGTAATGGCCAATTGCGCTATGGCGCGCTGGATCCTTCGCTGATTCAGTATATGGCTTTTCAAGGCCCCGCGCCAAAAGGCACATTGACCCATGCCGATGCCTTTGAGCAGGCATTAAAGCAAATATCTGCTTGA